In Streptomyces violaceusniger Tu 4113, one DNA window encodes the following:
- a CDS encoding alpha/beta hydrolase gives MSITAPARPVLEPAAAAFAEATAKPPYPYQTTPAEGRRTLDEVQSGEVPKPEVDEEWISVGGIPTGGVKARIVRPPKAVGTLPVILYIHGAGWVFGNAHTHDRLVRELAVRVGAAVVFPEYDLSPEAHYPVALEQSYAVGQWIVAHGEGAGLDASRIAVAGDSVGGNLAIALTLLAKERGDLSLVRQVLFYPETNAAFDTGSYEEFAEGYFLTREAMKWFWDQYTTDPAHRSEITASPLRATPDQLAGLPPALVITGEADVLRDEGEAYAAKLREAGVPVTALRMQGIIHDFLMLDALRDTQAARGALALAVDTLRDALGTV, from the coding sequence ATGTCCATCACCGCTCCGGCCCGCCCCGTCCTCGAACCCGCCGCCGCGGCGTTCGCCGAGGCCACCGCCAAACCGCCGTATCCGTACCAGACGACGCCCGCGGAGGGCCGTCGCACGCTCGACGAGGTGCAGTCGGGCGAGGTGCCCAAACCGGAGGTGGACGAGGAGTGGATCAGCGTCGGCGGTATCCCGACGGGCGGCGTCAAGGCGCGGATCGTCCGCCCTCCGAAGGCCGTCGGCACCCTTCCGGTGATTCTCTACATCCACGGCGCGGGCTGGGTGTTCGGCAACGCCCACACCCATGACCGGCTGGTCCGGGAGCTGGCGGTCCGAGTGGGCGCCGCGGTCGTCTTCCCCGAGTACGACCTCTCCCCCGAGGCCCACTACCCGGTGGCGCTGGAGCAGAGCTACGCCGTGGGCCAGTGGATCGTGGCCCATGGCGAGGGAGCGGGGCTCGACGCCTCCCGGATCGCGGTGGCCGGGGACTCGGTGGGCGGCAACCTGGCCATCGCCCTCACCCTGCTCGCCAAGGAACGCGGCGATCTGTCACTGGTGCGGCAGGTGCTCTTCTATCCGGAGACCAACGCCGCCTTCGACACCGGCTCGTACGAGGAGTTCGCCGAGGGCTACTTCCTCACCCGTGAGGCGATGAAGTGGTTCTGGGACCAGTACACGACCGACCCGGCGCACCGCTCCGAGATCACCGCCTCCCCGCTGCGCGCCACCCCCGACCAGCTCGCCGGGCTGCCGCCCGCCCTCGTCATCACCGGCGAGGCGGATGTGCTGCGCGACGAGGGCGAGGCGTACGCGGCCAAGCTGCGGGAGGCCGGGGTACCGGTCACGGCCCTGCGGATGCAGGGGATCATCCATGACTTCCTGATGCTCGACGCGCTCCGCGACACGCAGGCCGCTCGGGGCGCGCTCGCCCTGGCCGTGGACACCCTGCGGGACGCGCTGGGCACTGTCTGA
- a CDS encoding asparaginase, with translation MAQLARRFTVVTALVAVALGTTASLAGAAEPHPRPTPRVAVIGTGGTIAGVSKSKVSFDDYEAGKLRVSRLVNDLRPEVNRIADVTTQQFGNKDSNNYTIPEYRRLTAAVDHALKFNDGVVVTTGTDTMEEFAYWLDLTVRSDKPVVLTGSMRPWTVIGSDAPANLYNAIHLAASGRTTCFGAVVMLNDQIHAAREVRKSDTLRLNAFSSGSSGELGVIDQNHIRVDRAPARVEQCGKPGWKTPFDLDRIARRPLPKVDIAYSYQGAGPQAIKAFADAGAAGIVTAGTGAGGLSPAMTEARDDAVKNGVVMVSASRTGSGAVYDPDVHGVIGAQDLTPQKARLLLLLSLATTHNEHRIQTWFHTLGTGQFTARR, from the coding sequence ATGGCTCAGCTCGCCCGCCGCTTCACCGTAGTGACCGCCCTGGTGGCGGTCGCCCTGGGGACCACGGCCTCCCTCGCCGGTGCCGCGGAGCCGCACCCCAGGCCCACCCCGAGGGTCGCGGTCATCGGCACCGGAGGCACCATCGCGGGCGTCAGCAAGTCCAAGGTGTCCTTCGACGACTACGAGGCGGGCAAGCTCCGGGTGTCCCGGCTGGTGAACGACCTCAGGCCCGAGGTGAACCGGATCGCCGATGTGACCACCCAGCAGTTCGGCAACAAGGACTCCAACAACTACACGATCCCCGAGTACCGCCGGCTCACCGCCGCCGTCGACCACGCCCTGAAGTTCAACGACGGGGTCGTGGTCACCACCGGCACCGACACCATGGAGGAGTTCGCGTACTGGCTGGACCTGACCGTCCGCAGCGACAAGCCCGTGGTGCTCACCGGCTCCATGCGGCCCTGGACGGTGATCGGCTCCGACGCCCCGGCCAACCTCTACAACGCGATCCACCTCGCCGCCAGCGGGCGTACCACCTGCTTCGGCGCCGTGGTGATGCTCAACGACCAGATCCACGCCGCCCGCGAGGTGCGCAAGTCCGACACCCTGCGGCTGAACGCGTTCAGCAGCGGCAGCAGCGGTGAGCTCGGTGTCATCGACCAGAACCACATCCGCGTCGACCGCGCGCCGGCCCGGGTCGAGCAGTGCGGCAAGCCCGGCTGGAAGACCCCGTTCGACCTCGACCGGATCGCCCGGCGACCACTGCCCAAGGTCGACATCGCCTACAGCTACCAGGGCGCCGGACCCCAGGCCATCAAGGCGTTCGCCGACGCCGGGGCGGCCGGGATCGTCACCGCGGGCACCGGGGCGGGCGGCCTCTCCCCGGCCATGACCGAGGCCCGGGACGACGCCGTCAAGAACGGGGTGGTCATGGTCTCCGCCTCGCGCACCGGCTCCGGCGCGGTCTACGACCCCGATGTCCACGGCGTCATCGGCGCCCAGGACCTGACCCCGCAGAAGGCCCGGCTGCTGCTGCTTCTCTCGCTCGCCACCACCCATAACGAGCATCGGATCCAGACGTGGTTCCACACCCTGGGCACCGGACAGTTCACGGCCCGTCGTTAG
- a CDS encoding dienelactone hydrolase family protein: MRSETARIATDDAMLVGDLALPDQPIGVVAFAHGSGSSRHSPRNRAVARVLQDADLATLLFDLLTDAEERVDAITAELRFDIPLLGRRLVAAVDWLGGHPATSALPVGLFGASTGAAAALTAAAERPERVAAVVSRGGRPDLAGGALNRVRAPVLLIVGGDDHEVLRLNQQAAAMLVAPHEIHVVPGASHLFEEPGTLEEAAEAARDWFVRMARNPARGGKR, translated from the coding sequence ATGCGCTCCGAGACCGCCCGTATCGCCACGGACGACGCCATGCTCGTGGGCGATCTGGCCCTTCCCGACCAGCCCATCGGCGTCGTCGCGTTCGCCCACGGCAGCGGCAGCTCCCGGCACAGCCCGCGCAATCGCGCGGTGGCCCGGGTGCTGCAGGACGCGGATCTGGCCACCCTGCTGTTCGATCTGCTCACCGACGCCGAGGAGCGGGTGGACGCGATCACCGCCGAACTGCGCTTCGACATCCCACTGCTGGGCCGGCGGCTGGTGGCCGCGGTGGACTGGCTCGGCGGGCACCCGGCCACCTCGGCGCTGCCGGTGGGGCTGTTCGGCGCCAGTACGGGCGCGGCGGCGGCGCTGACGGCCGCCGCCGAGCGGCCGGAGCGGGTGGCGGCCGTGGTCTCCCGCGGCGGCCGGCCCGATCTCGCGGGCGGTGCGCTGAACCGGGTGCGGGCGCCGGTGCTGCTGATCGTGGGCGGTGACGACCACGAGGTGCTGCGGCTCAATCAGCAGGCGGCCGCCATGCTCGTCGCCCCGCACGAGATCCATGTGGTGCCCGGCGCGAGCCATCTGTTCGAGGAGCCCGGAACCCTGGAGGAGGCCGCCGAGGCGGCGCGCGACTGGTTCGTACGGATGGCCAGGAACCCGGCCCGGGGCGGCAAGCGGTGA
- a CDS encoding SpoIIE family protein phosphatase, whose translation MTTHDRVDQEDEAGIGSMATAPGGVLDLLRVAAVALDVEGRIALWSPEAEQLFGYRAAEALGRRADKLLVHPKDRRAAVELFARVRAGDTWAGVFPVRRPDGSTLKVEFRTMGLRDAHGEGYALGLAADEGTVRRLETDLAVSGFLIGQSPVGLAVFDTELRWLRANPALQQMNSITEPQVRGHRVGEVLPGLDSEAIEAAMRHVLESGEPLLDQQSIGRTPADPDHDHAWSESYYRLEDPSGRILGVAVSIMDISRRHRETSEIAEARERLAVIADASVRIGTTLDLRQTAQELADVTVPRLADLAAVDVLDSVVHRDATPRVWADGSARFRALAVAAGYPTDAVHAADPVGEIARYEPTRLITQCVREARPILVPHVTEQDVRRIARDDDAARVLLREGVHSYIAAPLIARGSVLGTLSLHRTINPRPFDEEDLTLACELAIRAALCIDNARLYARERDAALTLQRSLLSQQPRDLDGLEIASRYLPAVSAAGGDWFDVLPLPDGRVGLVVGDVMGKGIHAAAIMGQLRTATRAFSRLDLPPAQVLWHLDEITPSLGESIATCLYAVCDPRTGRCEMSTAGHLPPVLVQPGGEAELIDIPTGAPLGVGGVPFASVERELAEGALLALFTDGLVEKRHQSLDVGLHTLVQLLRRHQGPLERICDQVLAALHGAPDDDVALLLARLRRPRLPETSVVTVEGG comes from the coding sequence ATGACCACGCATGACCGTGTTGACCAGGAGGACGAGGCGGGTATCGGCAGCATGGCGACCGCCCCGGGAGGAGTGCTCGATCTGCTGCGGGTCGCCGCCGTGGCGCTGGACGTCGAGGGGCGGATCGCCCTGTGGAGCCCGGAGGCTGAACAACTGTTCGGTTACCGCGCGGCCGAGGCGCTGGGGCGCCGCGCGGACAAGCTGCTGGTCCACCCGAAGGACCGGCGCGCGGCCGTGGAGCTCTTCGCGCGCGTACGGGCGGGTGACACCTGGGCCGGCGTCTTCCCGGTCCGCCGCCCGGACGGCTCCACATTGAAGGTGGAGTTCCGCACCATGGGCCTGCGCGACGCCCATGGCGAGGGCTACGCGCTCGGGCTGGCCGCCGACGAGGGGACCGTACGCCGGCTGGAGACCGATCTGGCCGTATCCGGCTTCCTGATCGGACAGTCGCCGGTGGGGCTCGCGGTGTTCGACACCGAGCTGCGCTGGCTGCGCGCCAACCCGGCCCTGCAGCAGATGAACTCCATCACCGAGCCCCAGGTGCGCGGCCACCGCGTCGGGGAGGTGCTGCCCGGGCTCGACAGCGAGGCCATCGAGGCCGCGATGCGGCATGTGCTGGAGTCCGGTGAACCGCTGCTGGACCAGCAGAGCATCGGCCGGACCCCGGCCGACCCCGACCATGACCACGCGTGGTCGGAGTCGTACTACCGGCTGGAGGACCCCAGCGGCCGGATCCTGGGCGTCGCCGTCTCCATCATGGACATCTCCCGGCGCCACCGGGAGACCAGCGAGATCGCCGAGGCACGCGAGCGGCTGGCCGTGATCGCCGACGCGAGCGTCCGTATCGGCACCACGCTGGATCTGCGGCAGACCGCCCAGGAGCTCGCCGATGTGACCGTGCCCCGGCTCGCCGACCTCGCGGCCGTCGACGTCCTGGACTCCGTGGTGCACCGCGACGCCACGCCCCGGGTGTGGGCCGACGGCTCCGCCCGCTTCCGGGCGCTCGCCGTCGCCGCCGGCTACCCCACCGACGCCGTCCACGCGGCGGACCCGGTCGGCGAGATCGCCCGCTACGAACCCACCCGGCTGATCACCCAGTGCGTCCGCGAGGCGCGGCCGATCCTGGTGCCGCACGTGACCGAGCAGGACGTACGGCGGATCGCCCGGGACGACGACGCCGCCCGGGTGCTGCTGCGCGAGGGCGTGCACTCGTACATCGCCGCCCCGCTGATCGCCCGCGGCAGTGTGCTCGGCACGCTCAGCCTGCACCGCACCATCAACCCCAGGCCGTTCGACGAGGAGGACCTCACCCTCGCCTGCGAACTGGCCATCCGCGCCGCCCTGTGCATCGACAACGCCCGGCTCTACGCCCGCGAACGCGACGCCGCGCTCACCCTCCAGCGCAGCCTGCTCTCCCAGCAGCCACGCGACCTGGACGGCCTGGAGATCGCCTCCCGGTATCTGCCCGCGGTCAGCGCCGCCGGGGGCGACTGGTTCGATGTGCTGCCCCTCCCGGACGGCCGGGTCGGGCTGGTGGTCGGCGACGTCATGGGCAAGGGCATCCACGCCGCGGCCATCATGGGCCAGCTACGCACCGCCACCCGGGCCTTCTCCCGGCTCGATCTGCCCCCGGCCCAGGTGCTGTGGCATCTCGACGAGATCACGCCCAGCCTCGGGGAGTCCATCGCCACCTGCCTCTACGCGGTCTGCGATCCGCGCACCGGGCGGTGCGAGATGTCCACCGCCGGCCATCTGCCGCCGGTGCTGGTGCAGCCCGGCGGCGAGGCCGAGCTGATCGACATCCCCACCGGCGCGCCGCTGGGCGTCGGCGGCGTCCCCTTCGCCTCGGTGGAGCGGGAGCTGGCCGAGGGGGCGCTGCTGGCCCTGTTCACCGACGGACTGGTGGAAAAGCGCCATCAGTCCCTCGACGTCGGACTGCACACCCTGGTCCAGTTGCTGCGCCGCCACCAGGGCCCGCTGGAGCGGATCTGCGACCAGGTGCTGGCCGCGCTGCACGGGGCGCCCGACGACGATGTGGCCCTGCTGCTGGCCCGGCTGCGCCGCCCTCGCCTGCCGGAGACGTCCGTGGTTACCGTGGAAGGTGGCTGA
- a CDS encoding GlxA family transcriptional regulator, whose amino-acid sequence MSVFAHPGRHRVVVLVRHGLLPFELGMAHRLFGRAVSTAGEPLYEVVTCALVPGEVRTDSDVTMRVAHGPDALAEADTVLVPAANEPDEPQAEGRLGAPLTGAFARIRPGARIASICTGAFVLAAAGLLDGRRATTHWQEADRFRELFPAVALDPDVLYADEGEVLTSAGDAAGIDLILHMIRRDHGAAVAGEVARGSVVAPHREGGQAQFIRRPVPEQRGGSTGAARAWALTRLDRPPTLRELAERESMSVRTFSRRFREEVGMTPVQWLTQRRLERARQLLEETDLPVDRIAADAGFGTAASLRQHLHTALGVSPSAYRATFRGSAAAPNDGP is encoded by the coding sequence ATGTCCGTCTTCGCTCACCCCGGCCGCCATCGGGTGGTGGTGCTGGTGCGCCACGGGCTGCTGCCGTTCGAGCTGGGCATGGCGCACCGGCTGTTCGGCCGGGCCGTATCGACCGCCGGTGAGCCGCTGTACGAGGTGGTGACCTGCGCGCTCGTCCCCGGTGAGGTACGCACCGACTCCGACGTAACGATGCGTGTCGCCCATGGCCCGGACGCGCTGGCCGAGGCCGACACCGTGCTCGTCCCGGCGGCCAACGAACCGGACGAGCCCCAGGCCGAGGGCCGCCTGGGCGCCCCGCTCACCGGCGCCTTCGCCCGGATCCGACCCGGCGCCCGGATCGCCTCGATCTGCACGGGGGCGTTCGTGCTGGCGGCCGCGGGGCTGCTGGACGGCCGCCGGGCGACGACCCACTGGCAGGAGGCCGACCGGTTCCGGGAGCTGTTCCCGGCCGTCGCGCTCGACCCGGACGTTCTCTACGCGGACGAGGGCGAGGTGCTGACCTCGGCCGGGGACGCCGCCGGTATCGATCTGATCCTGCATATGATCCGGCGCGACCACGGCGCGGCGGTGGCGGGCGAGGTCGCCCGCGGCTCGGTGGTGGCCCCGCATCGCGAGGGCGGCCAGGCGCAGTTCATCCGGCGGCCGGTGCCGGAGCAGCGCGGCGGCTCCACCGGCGCGGCCCGCGCCTGGGCGCTGACCCGGCTCGACCGTCCGCCGACCCTGCGGGAGCTGGCCGAGCGGGAGTCGATGAGCGTACGGACCTTCTCCCGGCGGTTCCGCGAGGAGGTGGGGATGACTCCGGTGCAGTGGCTGACCCAGCGGCGCCTCGAGCGCGCCCGGCAGTTGCTGGAGGAGACCGATCTGCCGGTGGACCGGATCGCGGCGGACGCGGGCTTCGGCACCGCCGCCTCGCTGCGGCAGCATCTGCACACCGCCCTCGGGGTGTCACCGAGCGCCTACCGCGCCACCTTCCGGGGCAGCGCCGCCGCCCCTAACGACGGGCCGTGA
- a CDS encoding SigB/SigF/SigG family RNA polymerase sigma factor gives MSATATRQRRHDDTPDTGGAFLRLSRLPSGPERDALRETIICAWLPVAKRLALRFRNKGENMEDLTQVASLALVKAVDRYNPDLGHAFPSYAIPVITGELKRHFRDYLWTLHIPRNIQEVRSRTRSARDALEQELGGRTPTIHEICLRTGMPQEDVMAGLEASASCTPLSLNAAVQGAEERLLAETVGADDAAIERVVNREALRVLIAELSEQDRYVLYLRFFAGLSQSQIGEILGFSQMHISRRLSRLYSELRQGLMAYA, from the coding sequence ATGTCAGCAACCGCGACTCGCCAACGACGCCATGACGACACTCCCGACACCGGCGGTGCCTTCCTGCGTCTGTCCCGGCTCCCGTCCGGGCCTGAGCGCGACGCCCTGCGCGAGACGATCATCTGCGCCTGGCTGCCCGTCGCCAAGCGCCTGGCGCTGCGCTTCCGCAACAAGGGCGAGAACATGGAGGACCTCACCCAGGTCGCCTCGCTGGCCCTGGTGAAGGCCGTCGACCGCTACAACCCCGACCTCGGGCATGCCTTCCCCTCCTATGCGATCCCCGTCATCACCGGTGAGCTCAAGCGCCACTTCCGCGACTATCTGTGGACGCTGCACATCCCCCGCAACATCCAGGAGGTCCGCTCCCGCACCCGCTCCGCGCGCGACGCGCTGGAGCAGGAGCTCGGCGGGCGCACCCCCACCATCCATGAGATCTGCCTCCGCACCGGTATGCCCCAGGAGGACGTGATGGCGGGACTGGAGGCCAGCGCCTCCTGCACCCCGCTCTCCCTCAACGCCGCGGTCCAGGGCGCCGAGGAGCGGCTGCTCGCCGAGACGGTGGGCGCGGACGACGCCGCGATCGAACGCGTCGTCAACCGCGAGGCGCTGCGGGTACTGATCGCCGAACTGTCGGAGCAGGACCGCTACGTCCTCTATCTGCGGTTCTTCGCCGGGCTTTCGCAGAGCCAGATCGGTGAGATCCTGGGCTTCTCGCAGATGCACATATCCCGCAGGCTCTCCCGGCTCTACAGCGAGCTGCGGCAAGGGCTCATGGCCTACGCCTAG
- a CDS encoding ATP-dependent DNA ligase, with amino-acid sequence MDLPVMPPVEPMLAKAVATIPPGMRYEGKWDGFRAIVFRDGDEIEISSRTTKPLTRYFPELAEALLANLPPRCVLDGEIIIVRGGRLDFDALLERIHPADSRVRLLAKNTPSSFVAFDILALGDASLMDTPLRERREALTEALRGARDPVHLAPCTDDLDMARQWFEQYEGAGLDGVVAKSPDLRYRPGERVMVKVKHERTADCVVAGYRVHKSGQGVGSLLLGLYDDKGRLQHVGVSAAFTARRRQELLEELEPLRMETVEGHPWADWAREEAHAKGRMPGAPSRWTGVKDLSWTPVRPERVCEVAYDHMQGGRFRHTARFRRWRPDREPEQCTYDQLEEPVSYDLRQVLGSSAADA; translated from the coding sequence ATGGACCTTCCGGTGATGCCTCCCGTCGAGCCGATGCTGGCCAAGGCCGTGGCCACGATCCCGCCCGGGATGCGTTACGAGGGCAAATGGGACGGCTTCCGGGCCATCGTCTTCCGCGACGGGGACGAGATCGAGATCAGTAGCCGCACCACCAAGCCGCTCACCCGCTACTTCCCCGAGCTGGCCGAGGCGCTGCTCGCCAACCTCCCGCCGCGCTGCGTCCTGGACGGCGAGATCATCATCGTGCGCGGCGGACGGCTGGACTTCGACGCCCTGCTGGAGCGGATCCACCCCGCCGACTCCCGGGTGCGGCTGCTGGCGAAGAACACGCCGTCAAGCTTTGTCGCCTTCGACATCCTCGCCCTCGGGGACGCCTCGCTGATGGACACCCCGCTCCGCGAGCGCCGCGAGGCGCTGACCGAGGCGCTGCGCGGCGCCCGGGACCCGGTGCACCTCGCCCCCTGCACCGACGATCTCGACATGGCCCGGCAGTGGTTCGAGCAGTACGAGGGGGCCGGGCTCGACGGCGTCGTGGCCAAGAGCCCCGACCTGCGCTACCGCCCCGGCGAGCGCGTGATGGTCAAGGTCAAGCACGAGCGCACCGCCGACTGTGTGGTGGCCGGGTACCGCGTCCACAAGTCAGGCCAGGGCGTCGGCTCGCTGCTGCTCGGCCTGTACGACGACAAGGGCCGCCTCCAGCACGTGGGCGTCAGCGCCGCCTTCACCGCGCGCCGCCGCCAGGAGCTGCTGGAAGAGCTGGAGCCCCTGCGCATGGAGACCGTCGAAGGCCACCCCTGGGCCGACTGGGCGCGCGAGGAGGCCCATGCCAAGGGCCGGATGCCGGGCGCGCCCAGCCGCTGGACCGGGGTCAAGGATCTGTCCTGGACGCCGGTGCGCCCCGAGCGGGTGTGCGAGGTGGCCTACGACCACATGCAGGGCGGCCGCTTCCGGCACACCGCCCGCTTCCGGCGCTGGCGGCCGGACCGGGAGCCCGAGCAGTGCACCTACGACCAGCTTGAGGAGCCGGTCTCCTACGATCTGCGCCAGGTGCTGGGGTCGTCCGCCGCGGACGCGTAG
- a CDS encoding HhH-GPD-type base excision DNA repair protein, whose protein sequence is MNARLRLAQQPEADALLERDPLALMIGMLLDQQVPMEWAFSGPYTIAGRLGRDRLDAREIAAYDPERFAALLSEKPAVHRYPGAMAGRVQQLCGYLAEHYDGDPTAMWRDASSGEELLRRLNELPGFGKQKAQIFLALLGKRLGVRPKGWREAAGSYGEEGAYRSVADITGPESLDKVRAHKQELKRQAKRAKGGAGG, encoded by the coding sequence ATGAACGCACGCCTTCGACTCGCCCAGCAGCCCGAGGCGGACGCCCTGCTCGAGCGCGACCCACTGGCCCTGATGATCGGGATGCTGCTTGATCAGCAGGTGCCCATGGAGTGGGCGTTCTCCGGTCCATACACCATCGCGGGGCGTCTGGGCAGGGACCGATTGGACGCCCGGGAGATCGCCGCATACGACCCCGAGCGGTTCGCCGCGCTGCTGTCGGAGAAGCCCGCCGTGCATCGCTACCCGGGCGCGATGGCCGGGCGCGTCCAGCAGCTTTGCGGGTATCTGGCCGAGCACTACGACGGCGACCCGACCGCCATGTGGCGCGATGCCTCCTCCGGTGAGGAACTGCTCCGGCGGCTGAACGAACTGCCCGGTTTCGGCAAGCAGAAGGCGCAGATCTTCCTCGCGCTGCTGGGCAAGCGGCTCGGGGTGCGGCCCAAGGGCTGGCGCGAGGCCGCCGGGTCCTACGGCGAGGAGGGCGCGTATCGCTCGGTGGCCGACATCACCGGGCCCGAGTCGCTGGACAAGGTCCGCGCCCACAAGCAGGAACTCAAGCGGCAGGCCAAGCGGGCCAAGGGCGGCGCGGGAGGCTGA
- the ligD gene encoding non-homologous end-joining DNA ligase, which produces MAESVELTVGGRTVRVTNPGKVYFPERGFTKLDLARYYLAVGEGALRALRDRPTTLERYPDGVDGESFFQKRAPKNLPEWIPTGRISFPSGRHADEICPTETAAVVWAANLGSLTFHPWPVRREDTEHPDELRIDLDPQPGTDYEDAVRAAEELREVLDGLGLRGWPKTSGGRGLHVFVPIAPEWTFTQVRRSAIAIARELERRAPERVTTKWWKEERGRKIFVDYNQTARDRTIASAYSVRPRPHAPVSAPLRWAEVPDARPRDFDLATMPVRYRELGDVHADMDEHAFRLESALELATRDEQEHGLGDLPYPPEHPKAAGEPKRVQPSRAKK; this is translated from the coding sequence ATGGCAGAGTCGGTGGAGCTCACGGTCGGCGGTCGCACGGTGCGGGTGACCAACCCCGGGAAGGTGTATTTCCCGGAGCGCGGTTTCACCAAGCTGGACCTCGCCCGCTACTACCTGGCGGTCGGCGAGGGCGCGCTGCGGGCGCTGCGGGACCGGCCGACGACGCTGGAGCGCTATCCGGACGGGGTCGACGGGGAGTCGTTCTTCCAGAAGCGGGCCCCGAAGAACCTGCCGGAGTGGATTCCGACCGGCCGTATCTCCTTCCCCAGCGGGCGGCACGCGGACGAGATCTGCCCCACCGAGACGGCGGCCGTGGTGTGGGCGGCGAATCTGGGGAGCCTGACCTTCCATCCGTGGCCGGTGCGGCGCGAGGACACCGAACACCCCGATGAGCTGCGGATCGACCTCGACCCCCAGCCCGGCACCGACTACGAGGACGCGGTACGGGCCGCGGAGGAGCTGCGCGAGGTGCTGGACGGGCTGGGGCTACGGGGGTGGCCCAAGACCTCGGGTGGCCGGGGGCTGCATGTGTTCGTCCCGATCGCGCCGGAGTGGACCTTCACCCAGGTGCGGCGGTCCGCGATCGCGATCGCGCGGGAGTTGGAGCGGCGGGCTCCGGAGCGGGTGACCACCAAGTGGTGGAAGGAGGAGCGCGGCCGGAAGATCTTCGTGGACTACAACCAGACCGCCCGGGACCGCACCATCGCCAGCGCCTACTCGGTGCGCCCCCGCCCCCATGCCCCGGTCTCCGCGCCGCTGCGCTGGGCGGAGGTCCCCGACGCCCGGCCGCGCGACTTCGACCTGGCCACCATGCCGGTGCGCTACCGCGAGCTGGGCGATGTGCACGCGGACATGGACGAGCACGCCTTCCGCCTGGAGTCCGCCCTGGAGCTGGCCACACGGGACGAGCAAGAGCATGGGCTGGGCGACCTCCCCTATCCGCCGGAGCATCCGAAGGCCGCGGGCGAGCCGAAGCGGGTGCAGCCGAGCCGGGCCAAGAAGTGA